In Massilistercora timonensis, the following are encoded in one genomic region:
- the raiA gene encoding ribosome-associated translation inhibitor RaiA — MKFIIIGKNIDVTPGLKQAVESKLGKLERYFTPDTEIHVTLSVQREHQKIEVTIPVKGGLIRSEQESTDMYVSIDLVEEVIERQLRKYKNKLIARHQEGGNFKQEFFENQDVVEDDGEIRIVRTKKFGIKPMFPEDACVQMELLGHDFFVFCNAQTDEVNVVYRRKDGSFGLIEPEFS, encoded by the coding sequence ATGAAATTTATCATTATCGGCAAAAACATTGATGTCACACCGGGTTTAAAACAGGCTGTTGAGAGCAAGCTGGGAAAACTGGAAAGGTATTTTACTCCTGATACGGAAATCCATGTAACCCTGAGCGTACAGAGAGAACACCAGAAGATTGAAGTCACCATCCCTGTCAAAGGCGGACTGATCCGCTCTGAACAGGAAAGCACAGATATGTACGTATCCATTGACCTGGTAGAAGAAGTCATCGAGCGCCAGCTCCGCAAGTACAAGAACAAGCTGATCGCCAGACATCAGGAAGGCGGCAACTTTAAACAGGAATTCTTTGAAAATCAGGATGTGGTGGAGGACGACGGCGAGATCCGCATCGTCCGCACCAAGAAATTTGGCATCAAGCCCATGTTCCCGGAAGACGCCTGCGTGCAGATGGAACTTCTTGGCCATGATTTCTTCGTATTCTGCAATGCCCAGACAGACGAGGTAAATGTGGTCTACCGGCGCAAGGACGGAAGCTTTGGCCTGATCGAACCGGAATTCAGTTAA